The following coding sequences are from one Zalophus californianus isolate mZalCal1 chromosome 5, mZalCal1.pri.v2, whole genome shotgun sequence window:
- the GRXCR2 gene encoding glutaredoxin domain-containing cysteine-rich protein 2, with amino-acid sequence MEDPEKKLNQKSDGKPRKVRFKISSSYSGRVLKQVFEDGQELESPKEEYPHSFLQESLEPMDGVYGSGEAPKPRPYSPKLTAQRISVFREGNAYALAGSQPFFNDYKANDHKSPPIIDFGKIIIYTNNLKIIRTPMDKRDFMKKILQKEEEAEEESLMSKEEINGDRDQNDRHLPDAECTFPHNRYPQEGELPEDNCFHCRGSGSATCSLCHGSKFSMLANRFKESYRALRCPACNENGLQPCQICNQ; translated from the exons ATGGAGGACCCTGAGAAGAAGCTGAACCAGAAGAGTGACGGCAAACCACGGAAAGTACGATTTAAAATCTCTTCCTCCTACAGTGGCAGAGTGTTGAAGCAGGTCTTTGAGGATGGGCAGGAATTAGAGTCGCCAAAGGAGGAATACCCTCACAGTTTTCTCCAAGAGTCCCTTGAACCAATGGATGGTGTTTATGGGTCTGGGGAAGCCCCCAAACCCCGACCATACTCCCCTAAGCTGACTGCTCAAAGGATCAGCGTGTTTAGAGAGGGCAATGCCTACGCTTTGGCAGGCAGCCAGCCTTTCTTCAATGATTACAAGGCGAATGACCATAAG TCCCCACctattatagattttggaaagatCATCATCTACACGAATAACTTGAAAATCATTCGAACCCCAATGGACAAGAGAGACTTCATGAAGAAAATTCtccagaaggaagaggaggctgaGGAAGAGTCTCTGatgagcaaagaagaaatcaatggaGACCGTGACCAGAACGACAGGCATTTGCCAGACGCGGAATGCACATTTCCCCATAACCGGTACCCACAG GAAGGGGAGCTTCCCGAGGACAACTGCTTTCACTGCCGAGGGTCGGGCAGTGCCACCTGCTCTCTGTGCCATGGCAGCAAGTTCTCCATGCTGGCCAACAGATTTAAGGAGTCCTATCGGGCCCTGCGCTGCCCTGCCTGCAATGAGAATGGCCTGCAGCCTTGCCAGATTTGCAATCAATAG